The genomic region TCAAATCCGTTATAGACATTTACAGAATGATGAAGGATCCAGAAGTGCAAAACGGTTTAGGGCTTCTCTTTGGTATTATAAAGGAACTAGGTAAGATCGCCAAGACTAAATAATTTCCTTTTTTATCAAGAAATCTATGAGTGCAGGACTTCTAGATGTCGCTAATTCCAGGGTATAGGTCTCTGGTTTGAGGAATTTGAATGCCTCCTCTGTCTTAATCAACCAAGGCGGAAGAGAGGATAGACTGAGGAACTTAGAGTACTCCCGTCCGTCGAAGACATAGGCTCTTCCAGGGACAATGGTGATAACGTAGTCTACCCCTGGTGGATAATATGTGGGACAGGAGGCATTATTGTATGACTCGATAAGAACATTCTTGTGACGATTCAATGCACTGATAACGTTGTTATGCACGATCTCCCCCGAATTTTCTATGAGTCTCCACACCTCACGTTCCTCCACTGGAACTGGATCAAACCTTGAAATCAGCCTCTCGAGTACATCCCTCATGGAGGATGAAATCAAGCGAGAGGGGGCTCGAAGGTACATGCTCTTTTGTTCAACGGTCATTCTCATCATGACGGGATAACCCCTGTCCATTAAAGAGAGGTAATAGGGGAAGTTCCGCTCGATGCTTTCAGGATCCACAGGGAAAAACAAAACTGCGAACGGATTAATTTCCTCAATACTCTCCCTCGTACTTTCGTAGTAATTTAGGGCGTCATTGCCCACGAGTACACCAAGTTCCATGCTTCGCGTCAACGTTGAGTAGCTATACCAGCCGTTATGTCCTGCCACAGGTTTCATGGGAAAAAGGTTTATTCCAACCTCCCTGAGGAGGGAGATGAGAGTTAGCCCAAACCTAGTCTTCCCTGAGTCGTGTGGTAAGCCTCCATTGATCAGGAGCCTCATAAATGAACCGTTACTCTCAAGGGAATAAATGCCTTACATCATAAAGAGGGCTAGATTTGGATTAAGTATATAATCCTAGCAAGGAATCAATGATTTGTGAGAACAGGACTTCTGATGCTGGCTGGCATCATAATGGCGGTGGCTCTGGCATATCTTTCCATAATGATAGCCAGCCTACCATTCTATCCCTTTCACGATAGGAGTTTCAGAGATGACATGGAGACAGGGATATACTTTGGGGGAAGCCAGCATCAGGTGATCTTCTCGCCCTCCATGGCGTCTTCTGAAAATAGTTCATATATGAACCTCAACTTTACTTCATCTATTGAGAACACGGTGACATACACTGTGGATAATTATTCGTTTTTCGTATGCCCCAACACTATCCACGTTTATCCAATCAACATGACTTCTTCGCCTAACGGGACAATCACATTCACGGTCATGCTTACTGGTAACGGCTTTGTCCATATGGTTGGCGACAACAAGTTTTACAGGGTTGTGGAATTCCAAGAGGATTTTACACAAAATAACGTCTCAATAACTGTAACATTACAGCTAAACAATGTGCCTCCTGGAGAACTTTGGATCCCAGTTTGGAATAATTGTCACACAGAATATGTAGAAGTGGTTGTTGAATAAATTTTCTCTGTGTGATTAGAGAAAGGTATGCGAGCCAATTTTAAGTGCCAAAAGTAAGCCCACAAAGATTCTTCAATCTCTAATAGACTAGAGACAACAAATTCTGTATTAACTCAGTCTTAACGAGATTTAGAGTAGAGATATCTCACCGGCAGAGAGCCGATCCTGGAATGCTGTATCAGCTTGAACTTATTATGCACCACATTCTAGGTGTTTACATGAAACAGATTATTGTTGCTAACGTTACACCCTTCGATGAGAAAGGGAACCTGGACCTAGAGGGGTTAAGGACCCTTTACAATTTTGACCTGAGCAGAGGCGCAACGGGTTTCTGGGTGATGGGTACCACTGGAGAATGTAAGATGCTCACTTATTCCGAGAAGCTAGCTGTGGCTAAGGCGTCAATAGAGACCCTAGGGAACAAGGCTATCATTGGAATAAACGAGGAGTCCACTGACAACGCAGTGAAGCTGGCTAAGGAGATCGTCGATATGGGTGCCTCAAAGATATTCTCGCTTCCACCCATCTATCACAAGCCATCAGAACTTGGACTTTTCAAGTTCTTTGAATCCATTTCCAAGATAGGTATTCCAGTCTACGTTTATAATATACCCAGTTATGTTGGATATAATATAGACCTCAACCTCACTGGGAAAATGGCAGAGGAGGGCATTATACAGGGAATGAAATACACCACCAACGACTTAGTGTCATTTCACGAGTATACAAGATTAAAACAGGACCATAAGGAATTTGAGATACTCATGGGTACCGAACACCTCATCCTCCCATCTCTGATGTATGGTGGTGACGGGGTAGTAACAGCAGTAGCCAACTTCGCTCCAGAATTTGTGAAGAACATTTTTGATTCCTTCGAAAAGGGTGATATCTTGAAGGCCATGGAGGACCAGTATAAGGTCATAAAGTTGGCATCTGTAGTTTCTGGAGAAGACTACCCTGCAGGAGTTAAGATTGCCCTTAGGTATAGGGGTATATACGTGGGAAGAGTTAGGGAACCACTCCAGGAAGACATAAATCGTGAGGGGGTAATATACGCAACGTTGAAGGAGTTCGGACTCTAAATGATGAAATCGGTGTAGGTTGAGGGATGAAAGGATTATTCCCGGCTGAGGAGAAGCGTGAAATAGTTCAAATGGAGTTAAGAATTCTTAGAAGTTCCCTCTCGTAGATTGTCTGAACGAGTTTGCCTTCCCTGTTAACTACAGCTATCACCGCGGACTCTGTGGATCTAAATTTCCTTAGTGCATCAATGACTTTTTGCGACTCATCCATTATCACTGTTTCGTTCAGCTCCAGATCTCCCGCCCTCAGCACAGAGTACATAGATGGATCTATCTCCAATAACTGCTGTACAGTGATGTGTCCCATAGGCCTCATCTCATCATCCACGACTATTATGGCTCTAGCTCCTCTCTCCGTCATTCTGTCAATTGTCTCTCTCAATGTGGTTTCCGCATTTACGTAGAGGGGAGTTATACCAGGTAGATGCCCAAGTTTCTGGTTGAACCCTGGCCTGTTCTCTATCTCCCTTCCAACTCCCTTAACCTTTGCCTTGAATAGGAGTGGCACGACGAGAGCAATGAGGGTTATTGCCAATGCGGAGTAGGAGTACTGAGTCTGGCCTAGATACCCGGAGACTAGAGCTGAGATCAGAAGAGATGAGTCGACGCCTCCCTTCGTCGTAACGCCCAGTCCATTAATTACCCCCTCTTGCTTTACGAGGTAGGAAGAGATATAACCTGAGACGAACTTTGAGACGAACACCAACAAGGCTAGAGTGAGACCTATGGAGGCGATGTAGACGTTTAAGGGTGCAAAGTAGAGCCCTATGCTCACGAAGAACAAAGGTTCAAAGAAACCATAGGTTAAACCATGCATCTTCTCCCTTAAATCAGGCCTATCCTCAAGGTAATTCCTTAGCAGAAAACCCAGAAAGAGGGCAGCTATGGCTGAGTTGAACCCAAATATCTCGGCCACATATCCTGTGACCATTATAACGGAAAGGAGGAAAGCTAGCTCCACTTCCCTTACCTTTATAAATCCCTCTATTCCCTCCAAGGCCTTTGCTATCCTGGGGCCTATGAAGATAATTATCAGAAATAATATTACTATTTCTAAGGTCTGCCTGACGATTTGAGCTGGTTCACTGGACTTAGATACTATTGCGAAGAGAATGACTGAGATTATCTCAACAAGTGTACCTTGGTAAAATAGTTTACGCCCAACATCCGTTTTTACAAGTCCAGTGTCCATTAGGAGTCTGGTTAGGGGGCCTACGCTCGTCATTATGAGGGGAAAGACTATTACCAGTGGTGACGTAACGTGAACCATGAATAGGTAACCTGCGATCACGATGAAGGGAATTACTAGGAGAACTATGGAGGAGATGAAGACCTTGTAATCAAACTGTATCTCCCCTCCGAACTCCTCCGCACCAGCGAGGAAGAGAAGGAACACTATTCCCAGAGACGTAACAAAGGATATGATACTGTTCAGTTGGATTATCCCTAGAACTCCTCTTCCCAAGATTATCCCGGCCACTATGGCACCAACAAACGGAGTTAATCCTAGTCTAGAGAACCCAGCTTCCATCAACTTTGCTGCAACCAGCATGATACCGATGTAGAGAAGCGAAACTATTACTGGATTCATGTGTAAAGACTTTTTACTTTACTTTACTACTATAAGAGTGATGGACATAAGCGAAAGGGAGATTGTTTACCTTTCGGCAATAAGGGAAATGAATGATAAGGGCCAGCCTGGTAAATTATCCATAATAGCAAAGCAAATCGAAGTTTCCCCTGCAAGTGCCTTTGAGGAACTGAAACATCTAGAGAAAAAGGGTCTTATCTCGAAGGAGAACAACAACATCTATATCACTGAGGAGGGGAGGAGAAGCCTAACTAAGGCCTTGAGGGCCCACAGGGTTATTGAGTCTCTTCTAGTCAGGGTTGGGATTGATCCAGAGACCGCCTGCAGTTACTCGAAACAGTTTGAACTAAAAGTTCCAGACGAGATAATCGAGAAGCTCTATGAATATCTCGGAAAACCTAATAAATGCCCTCATGGGAATGGAATCCCGTGATAAGCGTACAACCGTCTTACATTTACATATTCGCCCTAATGATCTTGGAGGGAATGTCACTTCCAATCCCAAGCGAAATAGTGATGCCCTTAGTGGGTTACTATTCCACAAAGGGATTACTTGACCCATATCTAGGTATCATAGTAGGCACGGTAGGTAGCTTAGTTGGATCGTTAATTGATTATTATATCGCCCTTAAACTAGGAGTTCCCTTCCTCCATAGATACGGCAAGTTATTCAAACTCACTCCTGAAAAATTGGATGCACTATCAAGATGGTTTGCTAAGTACGGTACGCAGTCTGTGTTCTTTTTCAGGTTTATTCCAGCCTTTAGGGCACTCATCTCCTTCCCTGCCGGACTCAGCAAGATGAGACTACCTTTATTC from Metallosphaera sedula DSM 5348 harbors:
- a CDS encoding ATPase, with the protein product MRLLINGGLPHDSGKTRFGLTLISLLREVGINLFPMKPVAGHNGWYSYSTLTRSMELGVLVGNDALNYYESTRESIEEINPFAVLFFPVDPESIERNFPYYLSLMDRGYPVMMRMTVEQKSMYLRAPSRLISSSMRDVLERLISRFDPVPVEEREVWRLIENSGEIVHNNVISALNRHKNVLIESYNNASCPTYYPPGVDYVITIVPGRAYVFDGREYSKFLSLSSLPPWLIKTEEAFKFLKPETYTLELATSRSPALIDFLIKKEII
- a CDS encoding dihydrodipicolinate synthase family protein, which encodes MKQIIVANVTPFDEKGNLDLEGLRTLYNFDLSRGATGFWVMGTTGECKMLTYSEKLAVAKASIETLGNKAIIGINEESTDNAVKLAKEIVDMGASKIFSLPPIYHKPSELGLFKFFESISKIGIPVYVYNIPSYVGYNIDLNLTGKMAEEGIIQGMKYTTNDLVSFHEYTRLKQDHKEFEILMGTEHLILPSLMYGGDGVVTAVANFAPEFVKNIFDSFEKGDILKAMEDQYKVIKLASVVSGEDYPAGVKIALRYRGIYVGRVREPLQEDINREGVIYATLKEFGL
- a CDS encoding cation:proton antiporter domain-containing protein, producing the protein MNPVIVSLLYIGIMLVAAKLMEAGFSRLGLTPFVGAIVAGIILGRGVLGIIQLNSIISFVTSLGIVFLLFLAGAEEFGGEIQFDYKVFISSIVLLVIPFIVIAGYLFMVHVTSPLVIVFPLIMTSVGPLTRLLMDTGLVKTDVGRKLFYQGTLVEIISVILFAIVSKSSEPAQIVRQTLEIVILFLIIIFIGPRIAKALEGIEGFIKVREVELAFLLSVIMVTGYVAEIFGFNSAIAALFLGFLLRNYLEDRPDLREKMHGLTYGFFEPLFFVSIGLYFAPLNVYIASIGLTLALLVFVSKFVSGYISSYLVKQEGVINGLGVTTKGGVDSSLLISALVSGYLGQTQYSYSALAITLIALVVPLLFKAKVKGVGREIENRPGFNQKLGHLPGITPLYVNAETTLRETIDRMTERGARAIIVVDDEMRPMGHITVQQLLEIDPSMYSVLRAGDLELNETVIMDESQKVIDALRKFRSTESAVIAVVNREGKLVQTIYERELLRILNSI
- a CDS encoding metal-dependent transcriptional regulator encodes the protein MDISEREIVYLSAIREMNDKGQPGKLSIIAKQIEVSPASAFEELKHLEKKGLISKENNNIYITEEGRRSLTKALRAHRVIESLLVRVGIDPETACSYSKQFELKVPDEIIEKLYEYLGKPNKCPHGNGIP
- a CDS encoding DedA family protein; its protein translation is MPSWEWNPVISVQPSYIYIFALMILEGMSLPIPSEIVMPLVGYYSTKGLLDPYLGIIVGTVGSLVGSLIDYYIALKLGVPFLHRYGKLFKLTPEKLDALSRWFAKYGTQSVFFFRFIPAFRALISFPAGLSKMRLPLFIFATFAGHLIWDTILVYIGIYFSSTWQSIISVLDKYLYGVAAITAIIIVVYILIKGNFLKF